The genomic region TTGTTTTTCCCCCTTCTGTCTCGTGTCTGTTTCCGGCAACAGAACCCTTCCCTTTGTCCATAGGACCACATGGTTTGAAAAAAGACAGCTGGACTATATACCGACGCCTTTTGGGGTATTCCCGTCCCTATGCTGCCCGGGTGGCCATTGCCGTGGTTGCTTCCGTGGTGGTGGCTGGCGCCGATGTTTCCGTTGCTAAGTTGATCCAGCCGCTGGTGGATAAGATCCTTGCTGCCGGTGAGAGTTCGGTGATCATCTATGTACCGATTGTTATTGTTTCGCTGGCCGTGATTAAAAGTACGGCCCGTTATCTGCAGGAATACTTTATCAAGACCGCCGGCCAACTGGTTGTCCAGGATATCCGCAATGATATCTACTCCCATTCCCTGGCGTTATCGATGGGATATTTTTTCCGTCATGCTTCCGGCAACCTTATGTCGCGGATTCTCAATGATGTTGGGGTCATGCAACGTTCTGCAGCGGATGTGCTGGTGGACGGCATCCGAGAAAGTTTTACCCTGGTGGGACTCATTGGCCTGGCATTCTATACCGACTGGAAATTGGCTCTGCTGGCTTTCCTGGTGTTGCCGGTAGCGGTGGTCCCGGCAGCAGCCATAGGGCGCAAGATTAAAAGTAACACCCGCCGCGGGCAGCAGACGATGGGGTTTTTGACCACCATCCTGCAGGAGACCTTTGCCGGCATTAAGATTGTTAAATCGTTTGGCCGGGAGGACGATGAGCGGGCGCGCTTCCGGGATGAAAATCTCAACTACTATCGCTTTATGAGAAAGGTGATCAAATATGATTCAGTGGCTCGTCCCATGGTTGAGCTGCTGGGCTCCTTCGGCATCGCCGGCGTTGCCTGGTATGGCATGCGGCGGGTGTATTCCGGGTCCATAACCCAGGGTGAACTTTTTTCCTTCATCGCTGCCATCGGTATGATGTACAGTCCGTTTAAACGGTTGACAAGGGTCAATAACCAGGTGCAGAAATCGGTAGCGGCAGCTGAGCGGGTCTTCGAAGTGACAGATGAAAAACCTGATATTGTCGATGCTGCCGATGCTCTTGCGGTTGACCAGGTGGCAGGTTCAGTGGTTTTTGATCGGGTTACGTTTGCCTATGAGGTCCAACCGGTTTTGCAGGAGTTTTCCCTTGCCGTGTCTCCGGGAGAGGTGGTTGCTCTGGTGGGTCCCAGCGGGGCGGGAAAATCCACCATTGTCGGTTTATTGAACAGGTTTTATGATCCCCAGCAGGGCTCGATTACCGTAGATGGCATCGATATCCGCCAGTTTACCATGGCCAGCCTAACCGCCAGTATTGCCCTGGTGGATCAGGAAACATTTCTTTTCCATGACTCGATAAAAAATAATATCAGATACGGGCGTCCGGAAGCCAGTGATGAGGACGTCAGGCTGGCGGCGCTGCAGGCTTACGCGGATGAGTTTATCAGCCAGTTGCCCGAAGGGTATGAGACCAGCATCGGTGACCGGGGCGTCCGTCTTTCCGGTGGTCAGCGGCAGCGGCTCTGTATTGCCCGGGCGATTCTCCACGACGCCCCGATTCTGATTCTTGATGAGGCGACCAGCGCTCTGGATACCGAAAGTGAAGCGATGGTTCAGAAAGCCCTGGCCAATCTGATGAAGAACCGAACAACCTTTGTTATTGCCCACCGGCTGTCAACTGTGCGCAATGCGGATATGATCGTTGTGCTGGAAGCGGGCAGACTGATCGACAAGGGAACTCACGAAGAGCTGCTGGCCAAGGGTGGACTGTACAAAA from Candidatus Anaeroferrophillus wilburensis harbors:
- a CDS encoding ABC transporter ATP-binding protein — encoded protein: MKKDSWTIYRRLLGYSRPYAARVAIAVVASVVVAGADVSVAKLIQPLVDKILAAGESSVIIYVPIVIVSLAVIKSTARYLQEYFIKTAGQLVVQDIRNDIYSHSLALSMGYFFRHASGNLMSRILNDVGVMQRSAADVLVDGIRESFTLVGLIGLAFYTDWKLALLAFLVLPVAVVPAAAIGRKIKSNTRRGQQTMGFLTTILQETFAGIKIVKSFGREDDERARFRDENLNYYRFMRKVIKYDSVARPMVELLGSFGIAGVAWYGMRRVYSGSITQGELFSFIAAIGMMYSPFKRLTRVNNQVQKSVAAAERVFEVTDEKPDIVDAADALAVDQVAGSVVFDRVTFAYEVQPVLQEFSLAVSPGEVVALVGPSGAGKSTIVGLLNRFYDPQQGSITVDGIDIRQFTMASLTASIALVDQETFLFHDSIKNNIRYGRPEASDEDVRLAALQAYADEFISQLPEGYETSIGDRGVRLSGGQRQRLCIARAILHDAPILILDEATSALDTESEAMVQKALANLMKNRTTFVIAHRLSTVRNADMIVVLEAGRLIDKGTHEELLAKGGLYKNLYDLQFDDKP